Proteins co-encoded in one Acidovorax sp. 69 genomic window:
- the argJ gene encoding bifunctional glutamate N-acetyltransferase/amino-acid acetyltransferase ArgJ, with amino-acid sequence MPVHLLAPVAADLHPIAGVRIGVAEAGVRKANRKDLTVFLLDEGASVAGVFTQNRFCAAPVQISREHLASGQSIRAMVINTGNANAGTGADGLVRARSTCIALARKLDVAPEQILPFSTGVIMEPLPCDRIEAGLPAAIADAQADHWARAAEGIMTTDTLPKAFSAQVQIGGATVSITGISKGAGMIRPNMATMLGFLATDACVAPSLMQQLARELADASFNRVTIDGDTSTNDSFVVVASNKAGHVPITSLDSIEGQALKTAMLGVSQKLAQAIVRDGEGATKFITVRVEGGKTGDECRKVAYAIAHSPLVKTAFFASDPNLGRILAAVGYAGIDDLDQTGIDLYLDDVHVAVQGGRNPVYREEDGQRVMKQSEITVRVLLGRGDAVDTVWTCDLSHEYVTINADYRS; translated from the coding sequence ATGCCCGTCCATCTACTTGCCCCTGTTGCCGCTGACTTGCACCCGATTGCGGGTGTCCGAATCGGTGTGGCTGAAGCCGGTGTCCGCAAAGCCAACCGCAAGGACCTCACGGTGTTTCTGCTGGACGAAGGCGCCAGCGTGGCAGGCGTGTTCACGCAGAACCGTTTCTGTGCCGCGCCGGTGCAAATCAGCCGCGAGCACCTGGCCAGTGGCCAGTCCATCCGAGCCATGGTGATCAACACTGGCAATGCCAACGCGGGCACGGGCGCCGATGGCCTGGTGCGCGCGCGGTCCACCTGCATTGCGCTGGCGCGCAAGCTCGATGTGGCGCCTGAGCAAATTCTGCCGTTCTCCACCGGCGTGATCATGGAGCCTTTGCCCTGCGACCGCATCGAAGCAGGGTTGCCTGCTGCCATTGCCGATGCACAAGCTGACCACTGGGCGCGTGCGGCCGAGGGCATCATGACCACTGACACACTGCCCAAAGCCTTCTCGGCCCAGGTGCAGATCGGTGGTGCCACGGTGTCCATCACGGGCATCAGCAAAGGCGCGGGAATGATCCGCCCCAATATGGCCACCATGCTGGGTTTTCTGGCCACGGATGCGTGTGTTGCGCCCAGCCTGATGCAGCAGCTGGCGCGCGAGCTGGCCGATGCGTCCTTCAACCGAGTGACCATCGACGGTGACACCTCGACCAACGATTCGTTTGTCGTGGTGGCCTCGAACAAGGCCGGACACGTGCCCATCACCTCGTTGGACAGCATCGAGGGTCAGGCCCTCAAGACAGCCATGCTGGGTGTGTCGCAGAAGTTGGCCCAAGCCATCGTGCGCGATGGCGAAGGCGCCACCAAGTTCATCACGGTGCGCGTGGAAGGCGGCAAAACGGGTGATGAGTGCCGCAAGGTGGCGTATGCCATCGCCCACTCGCCGTTGGTCAAAACGGCCTTCTTCGCCAGCGACCCCAATCTGGGCCGCATCCTGGCGGCGGTGGGCTACGCGGGCATCGACGATCTGGACCAGACGGGCATCGATCTGTATCTGGACGATGTGCATGTGGCCGTGCAAGGTGGCCGCAATCCGGTCTACCGCGAAGAAGATGGCCAGCGCGTGATGAAACAAAGCGAGATCACCGTGCGCGTGCTGCTGGGCCGCGGTGACGCGGTGGATACGGTGTGGACCTGCGACTTGAGCCACGAGTACGTGACAATCAATGCCGACTATCGATCATGA
- a CDS encoding DNA gyrase inhibitor YacG, whose translation MVHPLRTDTATRIVTCPCCGGDSVYGPANVYRPFCSERCKQVDLGAWASEDFRMPAEAPPADAPYGDPRLQH comes from the coding sequence ATGGTTCACCCCCTGCGCACCGATACTGCCACACGCATCGTCACTTGCCCCTGCTGTGGGGGTGACAGCGTCTACGGCCCTGCCAATGTATATCGCCCCTTTTGCAGTGAGCGCTGCAAACAGGTGGATCTTGGTGCTTGGGCCAGCGAAGACTTTCGCATGCCTGCAGAAGCTCCACCCGCCGACGCTCCGTATGGAGATCCGCGGCTGCAACACTGA
- a CDS encoding polyprenyl synthetase family protein, with amino-acid sequence MHEVDKVIAQRLTSSVPLVAQISQYIIAAGGKRLRPALLLMVCGALGYNGAHRFSLAGVVELIHTATLLHDDVVDASTLRRGRATANETFGNPASVLVGDFLHTRSFQMMVEAGSMRIMEILSEATNVIAEGEVLQLMNMHDASLDEAGYLRVIRSKTAKLFEASARLGAVLACSPREVEEACATYGQALGTAFQIIDDVLDYDGDAAEMGKNLGDDLREGKSTLPLIAAMERGTPNQALIVRQAIEQGSTERLSEIVSIVRATGALEVTRAAAFAEARRAMAAAEQLPTNAYSQGLLELAAQLLTRRN; translated from the coding sequence ATGCACGAGGTTGACAAGGTCATTGCTCAGCGCCTGACATCCAGCGTGCCGCTGGTGGCGCAAATATCACAGTACATCATCGCTGCGGGGGGCAAGCGGCTCCGGCCCGCGCTGCTATTGATGGTGTGCGGAGCATTGGGCTACAACGGAGCACATCGTTTCAGCCTCGCTGGGGTGGTTGAATTGATTCACACGGCCACGTTACTGCATGACGACGTCGTAGACGCCTCTACCCTGCGGCGTGGACGCGCCACGGCCAACGAAACTTTCGGAAACCCCGCCAGCGTGCTGGTGGGCGACTTCCTGCACACCCGCTCCTTTCAGATGATGGTGGAGGCCGGAAGCATGAGGATTATGGAAATCCTCTCCGAGGCCACCAACGTGATCGCGGAAGGAGAGGTCCTCCAACTCATGAATATGCACGACGCCTCGCTGGATGAGGCGGGCTACTTGCGCGTGATTCGCTCCAAAACTGCCAAACTGTTTGAAGCGAGCGCAAGACTCGGAGCCGTCTTGGCCTGCAGCCCCCGCGAGGTCGAAGAAGCGTGCGCAACGTACGGACAGGCACTGGGTACTGCGTTCCAGATCATCGACGATGTCCTCGACTACGATGGCGATGCTGCGGAAATGGGCAAAAACCTGGGGGACGACCTGCGGGAAGGCAAGTCCACGCTGCCACTGATTGCAGCAATGGAGCGAGGCACGCCCAATCAGGCGTTGATTGTGCGACAAGCCATCGAGCAAGGCTCAACAGAGCGACTGAGTGAAATTGTCAGCATCGTCCGAGCCACCGGCGCGTTGGAGGTCACGCGTGCGGCAGCCTTCGCCGAGGCCCGCCGAGCGATGGCGGCTGCCGAGCAACTACCCACCAATGCGTACTCCCAAGGCTTGCTGGAATTGGCAGCACAGTTGCTCACCCGACGCAACTGA
- the coaE gene encoding dephospho-CoA kinase (Dephospho-CoA kinase (CoaE) performs the final step in coenzyme A biosynthesis.) gives MATKRTPWRLGLTGGIGSGKSTVGDMLVSMGATLIDADQIARDVTGPRGAAMEAIRSAFGDAYVDASGAMDRARMRELAFSTPEARIRLENIIHPLVTLQSGLQAQQAGVSGSPLIVHDIPLLAESGRWARQLDAVVVVDCSTQTQMERVIRRNGLTQEAVLGIIASQATRRARRAVADIVIANEASCTLDELQAQVAQTAMLFGL, from the coding sequence ATGGCGACAAAGAGGACCCCGTGGCGGCTGGGCCTTACCGGCGGTATCGGTAGCGGCAAGAGCACTGTCGGTGACATGCTGGTCTCCATGGGCGCCACTTTGATTGACGCAGACCAGATCGCCCGTGACGTCACCGGGCCCCGAGGGGCTGCAATGGAAGCCATACGCAGCGCTTTTGGCGACGCCTACGTCGATGCGTCCGGGGCGATGGATCGTGCGCGCATGCGAGAACTGGCGTTCAGCACTCCGGAGGCGCGCATCCGACTGGAAAACATCATTCACCCGCTCGTCACCCTTCAGAGCGGTCTCCAGGCACAACAAGCCGGGGTCTCTGGCTCCCCACTGATCGTGCATGACATTCCTCTGCTCGCAGAGTCAGGTCGATGGGCGCGCCAGCTCGACGCGGTGGTGGTCGTCGATTGTTCGACGCAGACACAAATGGAGCGAGTCATACGGCGCAATGGGCTCACCCAAGAGGCGGTACTGGGCATCATTGCATCCCAAGCCACTCGCCGTGCGCGCAGGGCGGTGGCTGATATCGTGATTGCCAACGAAGCCTCCTGCACACTGGATGAGCTGCAGGCCCAGGTAGCACAGACAGCGATGCTGTTCGGGCTATGA
- the pilB gene encoding type IV-A pilus assembly ATPase PilB, whose protein sequence is MAAVDTAPKEASAVALPGLGRALMSAGKLTQKSAEDIYKKSQISRTSFIAELTGSGAVSAADLAHTVSAVFGAPLLDLDAIDPQRLPKELLDNKICQSYRVVVLSKRNNRLIVATADPTDQEAAEKIKFTTQMGVDWIIAEYDKLSRLVEATTKSTSESMDTLVSGGGDFEFDDVSIETAPEEADTGVTEVEDAPIVKFLHKMLLDAFNMRASDLHFEPYEHQYRVRFRIDGELREIASPPIAIKDKLASRIKVISRLDISEKRVPQDGRMKLKVGPDRVIDFRVSTLPTLFGEKIVIRILDPSSAKLGIDALGYEPVEKERLIQAIGRPYGMILVTGPTGSGKTVSLYTCLNLLNKPGVNIATAEDPSEINLPGVNQVNVNEKAGMTFAVALKSFLRQDPDIIMVGEIRDLETADISIKAAQTGHLVLSTLHTNDAPTTLTRMRNMGIAPFNIASSVILITAQRLARRLCPVCKTPADIPHETLVEAGYAEHEIDGSWVTYRPVGCPACNNGYKGRVGIYQVMPISEEIQRIILRDGSALEIAEQARAEGVRSLRTSGLHKAKLGMTSLEEVLAVTNE, encoded by the coding sequence ATGGCCGCTGTTGATACTGCCCCCAAAGAAGCCTCTGCAGTCGCACTTCCTGGACTGGGTCGGGCTTTGATGTCTGCGGGCAAACTGACCCAAAAGTCAGCCGAGGACATTTACAAAAAATCACAAATCAGTCGGACCAGCTTTATTGCCGAGCTAACAGGCTCCGGGGCAGTATCTGCGGCTGATTTGGCACACACCGTGTCTGCAGTATTTGGGGCACCACTTCTTGATCTCGATGCCATTGACCCTCAGCGCCTGCCCAAGGAGCTGCTGGACAACAAAATATGTCAGTCATATCGTGTTGTTGTCCTTAGTAAACGCAATAACCGCCTGATCGTTGCGACAGCAGATCCGACCGATCAGGAGGCCGCTGAGAAAATCAAATTCACCACCCAGATGGGGGTTGATTGGATCATTGCGGAGTACGACAAGCTAAGCCGACTTGTAGAAGCGACCACCAAATCCACCAGCGAATCGATGGACACGCTGGTGAGCGGCGGCGGTGATTTTGAATTTGACGATGTTTCCATCGAAACTGCACCCGAAGAAGCGGACACGGGCGTCACCGAAGTTGAAGACGCGCCTATTGTCAAGTTTCTCCACAAGATGCTTTTGGATGCATTTAATATGCGTGCGTCCGACTTGCATTTTGAACCCTACGAACACCAATATCGCGTTCGATTCCGGATCGATGGAGAGTTGCGTGAAATTGCTTCCCCTCCAATCGCGATCAAAGATAAATTAGCATCGCGAATCAAAGTTATTTCACGGCTGGACATCTCAGAAAAACGCGTGCCACAAGATGGTCGCATGAAGCTGAAAGTGGGCCCAGACAGAGTCATTGACTTTCGGGTGAGTACTTTGCCCACGTTGTTTGGGGAAAAAATAGTTATCCGCATTCTGGACCCAAGCAGCGCGAAACTTGGTATCGATGCCTTGGGTTATGAACCTGTAGAAAAGGAACGTCTCATCCAAGCGATTGGTCGCCCCTATGGAATGATCTTGGTTACAGGCCCTACAGGCTCTGGAAAGACAGTCTCCCTATACACCTGTCTTAACCTTCTCAACAAACCTGGCGTCAATATTGCAACAGCAGAAGACCCATCCGAAATCAATCTTCCAGGCGTTAACCAAGTCAATGTTAACGAGAAAGCAGGAATGACTTTTGCGGTGGCTTTGAAATCATTCTTGCGACAAGATCCCGACATCATCATGGTTGGCGAAATTCGGGATCTGGAAACTGCAGATATTTCGATCAAAGCAGCGCAAACTGGACACTTGGTGCTGTCTACTCTGCACACGAATGATGCTCCCACTACGCTGACGCGCATGCGCAATATGGGCATTGCCCCATTTAATATTGCATCCAGTGTGATACTAATCACCGCGCAGCGATTAGCACGCAGATTGTGCCCTGTATGCAAGACCCCAGCGGATATACCCCATGAAACGTTGGTCGAGGCAGGCTATGCGGAGCATGAAATTGATGGGTCTTGGGTGACTTACCGACCCGTTGGGTGCCCTGCTTGCAACAACGGCTACAAGGGCCGGGTGGGCATCTATCAGGTCATGCCCATTTCCGAGGAAATTCAGCGCATCATCCTGCGCGATGGAAGTGCCCTGGAAATTGCCGAGCAGGCACGGGCTGAGGGCGTACGCTCACTACGGACATCAGGGCTGCACAAAGCCAAGTTAGGCATGACTTCCCTTGAAGAAGTTTTGGCCGTCACCAACGAATAG
- a CDS encoding NUDIX domain-containing protein gives MRGGTVAETRKHTEVAVGILLREDGAMLLSTRPPGKPYAGYWEFPGGKLESGETVEQALRRELVEELGVTIGPASVWKVTEHDYPHALVRLHWCKVWAWTGEFEMREGQVMAWQQMPLSVAPVLPGAYPVLQWLAEERGLPFLPE, from the coding sequence ATGCGGGGCGGCACAGTGGCTGAGACACGCAAACATACCGAGGTGGCCGTGGGGATCTTGCTGCGGGAGGATGGCGCGATGTTGCTGTCCACGCGCCCGCCTGGCAAACCTTATGCGGGCTACTGGGAGTTTCCGGGTGGCAAGCTGGAGTCGGGTGAGACGGTCGAGCAGGCGCTACGCCGCGAGTTAGTCGAAGAACTGGGTGTGACCATCGGGCCAGCTAGTGTCTGGAAGGTCACCGAGCATGACTACCCCCATGCCTTGGTGCGCCTGCATTGGTGCAAGGTCTGGGCGTGGACGGGAGAGTTTGAAATGCGGGAGGGCCAAGTAATGGCCTGGCAGCAGATGCCCCTGAGCGTGGCGCCCGTGCTGCCCGGTGCTTATCCTGTGCTGCAATGGTTGGCGGAAGAACGTGGTCTTCCATTTTTGCCGGAGTGA
- the rpmA gene encoding 50S ribosomal protein L27, whose product MAQKKGGGSTRNGRDSKPKMLGVKAFGGELISAGSIIVRQRGTRFHPGNNVGVGKDHTLFALVDGHVSFGTKGALSKSTVNVIPA is encoded by the coding sequence ATGGCACAGAAAAAAGGCGGCGGCTCTACGCGAAACGGGCGCGACTCCAAGCCAAAGATGCTGGGTGTCAAAGCGTTCGGTGGTGAACTGATCAGCGCTGGCTCGATCATCGTGCGCCAACGTGGCACACGTTTCCACCCCGGTAACAACGTTGGCGTGGGCAAGGATCACACTTTGTTCGCACTGGTGGACGGCCATGTGTCGTTCGGTACCAAGGGTGCATTGTCCAAGTCCACGGTCAATGTGATCCCCGCCTAA
- the rplU gene encoding 50S ribosomal protein L21: protein MYAVIKTGGKQYRVASGEKIKVEQIAADVGQEIVIDQVLAVGNGAELKIGTPLVSGATVKATVVAHGKHDKVHIFKMRRRKHYQKRQGHRQQFTELQIGAIAA from the coding sequence ATGTACGCGGTCATAAAAACCGGCGGCAAGCAGTATCGCGTTGCTTCCGGCGAAAAAATTAAAGTAGAACAGATTGCTGCGGACGTAGGCCAGGAAATTGTGATCGATCAGGTTTTGGCAGTCGGCAACGGCGCTGAACTCAAGATCGGTACGCCCCTGGTGTCCGGCGCAACCGTGAAAGCCACTGTTGTGGCCCACGGCAAGCACGACAAAGTGCACATCTTCAAGATGCGCCGTCGCAAGCACTATCAAAAACGCCAAGGCCATCGCCAGCAGTTCACTGAACTGCAAATCGGTGCGATTGCTGCTTAA
- the zapD gene encoding cell division protein ZapD: MILYEYPFNERLRTYLRLEQLFRRLGELIPRSHALDHHFALVTIFEIMDVAARADLKSDVLKDIEKHKHQLDSYRGNPSISEAALDSVIAQLDRCFIALNTQTGKSGHTLTENDWLMSIRSRIGIPGGTCGFDLPAYYAWQHHAAGVRQQALEEWASTLAPLAESIYVLLKLLRDSGVPQKVAAERGQFQQNLPQGRTFQLLRLRIDPALNLIPEISGNRLIVSVRLMRLEGDGRLHACNEDAAFELTLCA; encoded by the coding sequence GTGATCCTTTACGAATACCCCTTTAACGAGCGTCTCAGAACCTATCTGCGGCTTGAGCAGTTGTTTCGCCGTCTGGGGGAGTTGATCCCCCGTTCCCACGCACTCGATCACCACTTCGCCTTGGTCACAATCTTCGAGATCATGGATGTGGCCGCTCGGGCAGATCTGAAGTCAGATGTGCTCAAGGACATCGAGAAACACAAGCACCAACTCGACAGCTACCGGGGCAACCCCTCCATATCGGAAGCGGCGCTGGATTCAGTGATCGCCCAACTTGACCGGTGTTTTATCGCCCTCAATACCCAGACGGGGAAATCTGGCCACACGCTGACCGAAAATGACTGGCTGATGAGCATACGCAGCCGCATCGGGATTCCCGGCGGCACCTGCGGCTTTGATCTACCCGCCTACTACGCATGGCAGCACCATGCAGCCGGAGTCCGGCAACAGGCCTTGGAGGAATGGGCCTCTACGCTGGCGCCACTGGCAGAGTCGATTTATGTCTTGCTCAAGCTGCTGCGTGATTCGGGTGTTCCCCAGAAGGTCGCTGCAGAGCGGGGACAGTTCCAGCAGAACCTGCCGCAAGGCCGGACGTTCCAATTGCTGCGACTGCGCATTGATCCGGCACTGAACCTGATTCCTGAAATCAGTGGCAATCGTTTGATTGTCTCGGTGCGACTCATGCGGTTGGAAGGTGATGGCCGCCTCCACGCCTGCAACGAAGACGCCGCATTTGAACTAACGCTGTGCGCCTGA
- a CDS encoding type II secretion system F family protein, with protein sequence MATVASKRDIKDFVFEWEGKDRNGKIVRGEIRASGENQVQATLRRQGVFPTKIKKRRMRSGKKIKPKDIALFTRQLATMMKAGVPLLQSFDIVGRGNTNASVTKLLNDVRADIETGTSLNGAFRKYPMYFDSLYCNLVEAGESAGILEALLDRLATYMEKTEAIKSKIKSALMYPISVVIVAFVVVTVIMLFVIPAFKEVFTSFGADLPAPTLFVIAVSEIFVKWWWLIFGVIGGGFFFFMQAWRRNEKMQMFMDRVLLRIPVFGALIDKSCVARWTRTLSTMFAAGVPLVEALDSVGGAAGNSVYLLATDKIQQEVSTGTSLTAAMGNANIFPSMVLQMCAIGEESGSIDHMLGKAADFYEAEVDDMVAGLSSLMEPIIIVFLGTLIGGIVVSMYLPIFKLGQVV encoded by the coding sequence ATGGCGACCGTAGCATCAAAAAGAGATATCAAAGATTTTGTCTTCGAGTGGGAAGGCAAGGACCGCAATGGGAAAATCGTCAGAGGCGAGATTCGTGCCTCTGGCGAGAACCAGGTGCAGGCTACGCTGCGCCGCCAAGGCGTTTTCCCCACAAAAATCAAAAAGCGCCGCATGCGCTCTGGCAAGAAAATCAAGCCAAAAGACATTGCATTATTTACACGCCAGCTGGCAACAATGATGAAGGCAGGCGTCCCGCTGCTTCAATCTTTTGATATTGTGGGCCGGGGAAATACCAATGCCAGTGTCACCAAACTGCTCAATGACGTTCGAGCAGATATTGAAACAGGCACCTCACTGAATGGTGCTTTTCGCAAGTACCCAATGTACTTCGACAGCCTCTATTGCAACTTGGTGGAGGCTGGTGAGTCTGCCGGTATTTTGGAAGCTTTGCTGGATCGACTCGCCACATACATGGAAAAAACGGAGGCAATCAAGTCAAAGATTAAATCTGCCTTGATGTATCCCATTTCGGTGGTTATTGTCGCGTTTGTAGTCGTGACAGTTATTATGCTTTTTGTGATACCTGCTTTCAAGGAAGTATTCACTTCGTTTGGCGCAGATCTTCCTGCACCCACACTCTTTGTGATCGCGGTCAGTGAAATTTTCGTCAAATGGTGGTGGCTGATCTTTGGGGTAATCGGTGGTGGTTTCTTCTTTTTCATGCAAGCGTGGCGGCGCAATGAAAAGATGCAAATGTTCATGGACCGCGTTCTGTTGCGCATTCCCGTTTTTGGGGCTTTGATCGACAAATCATGTGTAGCACGCTGGACTCGCACACTGTCCACCATGTTTGCCGCTGGAGTCCCCCTCGTCGAGGCGCTCGACTCCGTCGGCGGCGCTGCGGGCAACTCCGTCTATTTGCTGGCAACCGACAAAATTCAGCAGGAAGTGTCCACCGGCACCAGCCTGACAGCGGCAATGGGCAACGCCAATATCTTCCCGTCCATGGTTCTCCAAATGTGTGCCATTGGGGAAGAGTCGGGTTCGATTGACCACATGCTCGGCAAGGCCGCCGATTTTTACGAGGCAGAAGTGGATGACATGGTTGCAGGCCTGTCCAGTTTGATGGAACCCATCATCATCGTTTTCCTTGGAACCTTGATCGGGGGTATCGTTGTTTCGATGTACCTTCCTATCTTCAAACTCGGTCAGGTTGTGTAA
- a CDS encoding A24 family peptidase — protein sequence MVLDAWWDAAFGGVIGLLLGSFLNVVIYRLPKMMERQWAAELAQMDAANQGKDSLADTQPPFNLMTPRSRCPSCGHVVQWYENVPVLSYLFLRGRCSACKTRISPRYPLVEIATGALFYFCIYRWGATPAGVAWCGFSAALVALAFIDWDTTLLPDDITLPLLWAGLLSAAMQWIEVPLYASVMGAVGGYLSLWLVYWGFKLATGKEGMGYGDFKLFAALGAWFGWQALVPIILMSSVIGAIIGIAMKIFSSLREGGYIPFGPFLVGAGFTAMVFGPNAILATILKLLGL from the coding sequence ATGGTCCTGGACGCGTGGTGGGACGCTGCATTTGGCGGCGTGATTGGATTGCTACTCGGTAGTTTCCTGAACGTTGTTATTTACCGCCTTCCGAAAATGATGGAGCGGCAATGGGCGGCAGAGTTGGCCCAAATGGATGCAGCGAATCAGGGCAAGGACTCTCTGGCAGACACCCAACCCCCCTTCAACTTGATGACACCTCGGTCACGTTGCCCCTCCTGTGGGCACGTGGTGCAGTGGTATGAAAATGTCCCGGTGCTGAGCTACCTGTTCTTGCGCGGTCGCTGCTCGGCATGCAAGACGCGCATCAGTCCTCGTTACCCGTTGGTCGAGATCGCAACAGGTGCACTTTTCTACTTTTGCATCTACCGTTGGGGTGCCACACCCGCTGGCGTTGCATGGTGCGGGTTTTCGGCAGCCCTTGTGGCACTGGCGTTCATCGACTGGGACACGACCCTTCTGCCGGATGACATCACCCTGCCGCTGCTGTGGGCGGGGTTGTTGTCTGCTGCCATGCAATGGATTGAAGTCCCGCTGTATGCGTCCGTGATGGGGGCAGTGGGGGGATATCTCTCCCTTTGGCTGGTCTACTGGGGCTTCAAGCTGGCAACCGGAAAAGAGGGAATGGGGTACGGTGACTTCAAGCTGTTTGCTGCGCTTGGGGCTTGGTTTGGCTGGCAGGCGCTGGTGCCCATCATTTTGATGTCTTCGGTCATTGGCGCCATTATTGGTATCGCAATGAAGATTTTCAGCAGCTTGCGCGAGGGGGGATATATCCCTTTTGGCCCCTTTCTCGTGGGCGCGGGGTTCACTGCGATGGTGTTCGGGCCCAACGCGATCCTGGCTACCATACTGAAACTGCTGGGTCTTTGA
- a CDS encoding ATP-binding protein: protein MNEKFEHLIERAEQLIARIESVLPQPLCAPDWSASIAWRYRKRSSGHGTLEPVRHVAAMGLADLKEIDPQKEKIERNTLQFVQGKSANNVLLTGARGTGKSSLIKACLNAYAAQGLRLIEVDKADLTDLPDIVDVVSDRPEKFIVFCDDLSFEDGEPGYKALKSILDGSVAAATPNVLIYATSNRRHLLPEYMKENLTYTHTADGEVHPGEVVEEKISLSERFGLWVSFYPFSQEEYLTIAAQWLSSLDVPATAIAEARPEALVWALERGSRSGRVAYQFARDYAGRHSG, encoded by the coding sequence ATGAATGAAAAATTTGAACATCTGATTGAGCGTGCCGAGCAGCTCATTGCCCGTATCGAGTCTGTGCTACCGCAGCCCCTGTGCGCACCGGATTGGTCGGCCTCTATTGCCTGGCGCTACCGCAAGCGCAGCAGCGGCCATGGCACGCTGGAGCCCGTGCGCCATGTGGCGGCGATGGGGCTGGCCGATCTCAAGGAAATCGATCCACAAAAGGAAAAAATCGAACGCAACACCCTGCAGTTCGTCCAGGGGAAGTCGGCCAACAATGTATTGCTGACCGGTGCGCGTGGCACCGGAAAGTCATCGCTTATCAAAGCTTGCCTGAATGCATACGCGGCCCAGGGTCTGCGCTTGATCGAGGTGGACAAGGCCGATTTGACGGATCTGCCCGATATCGTGGATGTGGTGTCCGATCGGCCCGAGAAATTCATCGTCTTTTGCGATGACCTGAGCTTTGAAGATGGGGAGCCGGGCTACAAGGCGCTCAAGTCTATTCTTGATGGGTCGGTTGCGGCGGCCACGCCCAATGTGCTGATCTATGCCACCAGCAACCGGCGCCATCTGTTGCCCGAGTACATGAAGGAGAACCTCACCTACACCCATACGGCCGATGGCGAAGTGCATCCCGGTGAGGTGGTGGAGGAAAAAATCTCCCTGTCGGAACGTTTTGGACTGTGGGTGAGTTTCTACCCTTTCAGTCAAGAGGAGTACCTGACCATCGCAGCCCAGTGGTTGTCGTCGCTGGATGTACCGGCCACTGCCATTGCTGAGGCGCGGCCCGAGGCGCTGGTCTGGGCGCTGGAGCGTGGCTCGCGCAGTGGCCGCGTGGCCTACCAGTTTGCGCGTGACTATGCGGGGCGGCACAGTGGCTGA